Proteins from one Nerophis lumbriciformis linkage group LG16, RoL_Nlum_v2.1, whole genome shotgun sequence genomic window:
- the nanos1 gene encoding nanos homolog 1, with protein sequence MDGWSKVSPESRLSSSCSSSFPSPLKAGRVQRQAAREPHVTMDICPDDILLLAPCFADMDLDYVSTRRPLDYTFNFWTDYLGLSTLVSKSQTSNSITESLKATLGLRDSPPCACAMAGAPDCRCAPGAPPPQERVPVLGPFYELPARPAAHGCLAERRTRRTSAKAGKPELNVCVFCRNNGAPEEVYGSHVLKTPDGRVVTCPVLRAYTCPLCRANGDAAHTIKYCPLSPPHRGARRTTTF encoded by the coding sequence atggatggatggtccaaaGTTTCTCCAGAGTCCCGCCTCTCTTCCTCTTGCTCCTCCTCCTTTCCCTCCCCCTTAAAAGCGGGCCGTGTGCAGCGGCAGGCAGCTCGCGAGCCCCACGTGACGATGGATATTTGCCCTGACGACATTCTTCTCCTTGCTCCGTGTTTTGCAGACATGGATTTGGACTACGTGAGCACGCGGAGGCCTTTGGACTACACCTTCAACTTCTGGACCGACTACCTGGGTCTGAGCACGCTGGTCAGCAAGTCTCAGACTTCCAACTCCATCACCGAGTCCCTGAAGGCAACACTGGGTCTGCGAGACAGTCCGCCGTGCGCGTGCGCCATGGCCGGTGCCCCGGACTGCCGCTGCGCGCCCGGTGCTCCGCCGCCGCAGGAGCGCGTCCCCGTCCTCGGTCCCTTCTACGAGCTCCCGGCGCGGCCGGCGGCGCACGGCTGCCTGGCGGAGCGCAGGACGCGCAGGACCTCCGCCAAGGCCGGCAAGCCGGAGCTCAACGTCTGCGTCTTCTGCCGGAACAACGGAGCACCGGAGGAGGTGTACGGCTCGCACGTGCTCAAGACCCCCGACGGCCGGGTGGTCACCTGCCCCGTCCTGCGCGCCTACACCTGTCCGCTGTGCCGCGCCAACGGGGACGCGGCGCACACCATCAAGTACTGTCCGCTCTCGCCCCCCCACAGGGGGGCCAGGAGGACCACCACCTTCTAG